The nucleotide window AGTGTTGTAAAAAATCTTTCCTGTTTTGCCTTCTCTCTTGCTTCTTCCTCCGTAAGATCACTATTAAATGTCATCGTTCTATAAGTAACCTCTTGTAATGCCTCTTCCCTAGTAGATGTGGTAAAAACTCCTTCACTAGTGAAAATCCTTGCTGATATAGAGTTTTCTTTAAAAATATCAAGAATTTTCTTAGCTTTATCTTTTTCTATATTAATAACCTCTAGAATATTACCATCTTCATCTCTATATTCTGCACCATTAGAAAGAATACATTGACACTTTATATTATTTTCTTCTAATAAACATTTCACATTTTCATATTCTCTACCAGTAGATATAGCAAATATAATTCCAGCTTCTTCAGCTCTCTTAATAGCTTCGACGGTTTCCTTATCAATTTCATGATTATCATTTAGTAATGTTCCATCCATATCTGATGCTATAAGTCTTATCATTTGAATCACACTCCATTATCTATTACTTCCTTTAATTATAATCTATACAGTGTAATTACTAAATACTTTTTAGTATATATCATAAAATATTATACAGTTACTCTTATCTTTCTTCTCTTAGCATATATTGAACAAATATTTTATGACAAAATGACATTATCATAGAACGAAGTATTTCACTTTCATTACTTTTTACTTTAGCTGAACTAGCCGCTGAAAAATCCCTTGTAGTAAAAATTGATTTTAAACTCTCTTCTAATTCTGTACAAAAATAATCATAGCTAATTTCCAACCCATAACTATCTTTTTGCATTTCAAAAAGCCTACAAATTTCTTCTAAAGTAAATATTTGCTTCATTGTGCAAATTACTATTAAATATGCAACATGTTCTCTATCATATTTTTTATCAGTTGGTGGCAATATAATCTTTTTCTTAACATAACTATTTATCATCGTTGCCGTTAAAATCTTTTCTTCTGGATATTCAAATATAGTATCAAAAACATTCTCTATAAACTTAATTACCTGATCCCTATATAAAGGTATATTAGGTAATTCATTGTATCTTGGACAATGAAATTCTAAAATTTTTTTTACACTATCATCATAGTCAGCAATCATTCAATTCACCTACTATACTTTTTAAATATTAACCCTTTTTATAACTTGTATTGAAACAGCTCTTGGCCCGCCTTGTGCTACAAACACTGGCCCTAATATATTAACTTCTATATCTGCCTCTGGAATCCTTTTATCTATCAGATTTTTAGCATCTATGGCAAGGTCTTCTGCACAACCATGTGAAATATATATCTTATAACTACTATCTATACCTTCTTCTATTAATGCTGCACATATCTTATCTATAGCTTTTTTAAAAGTTCTCTGTGTTGAGAATTTTACTAATTTCTTAGAATCTTCAGCTAAAGTCATCACAGGCACTAACTTAAGTTTTTCTCCTATATTACCCACTAAAGAAGATACTCGTCCACCTCTTATTAAGTATTGAAAATCATTTGGTATAAGAAATGACTTTGTTTGTTTCATCATTAAGTTTATTGTACTTACTATCTCATCTTTACTCTTACCATCATTAGCTAATTTAATAGCTGTATCTACTAAATATCTTTCAGGGCCACAAAGGGTTTTTGAGTTAATAACTTCTATCCTTTCTGGATTTTCTACAATAGCTTTAGCAGAACAAGCTGTACTATAAGTACCAGATAATCCATCTGCCATTGTTATATTAATGATTTCATCATTAGGATATTTTTCATATATACTTACTACATCCCCTATTGCTGGTTGTGATGTTATTGGCAAGTGTCCTTTATTTATAATATTTATAAACTCTTCTGTTGTAATTTCTTCATTTTCTTTATATGTGGCATTATCTATAGTAACAGAAAGCGGTAAAATATCTACGCCTCTTTCTTTACCCTCTTCTATTGAATAAAGTGTCGATGAATCTGAAACTATTCTAATCATAATATATCCTCCAATATAAATTACTATTCTAATTAATCTATTTTTTCATTCCAATATACATAGTTATCAAAACTACATGTATTAGAATATCACTCTAAAATGCTTTTGTCAATAAAAATAGGACTATCGCCTACAAATTTTCATTTGTTATTGCGACAGCCCTATGCAACATTATTCAATATAATTCTTTTTCGTTAAAATATCTCCACTTTCCAATTTCTAAATCATTAAGATATAGATTTAATATCCTTATTCTTTTAAGAATAACTACTTTATATCCTAAAGTCTTGCACATCCTTCTGATCTGCCTATTTAACCCTTGAGTCAAAGTAATTTTAAATGTATCATCACTTACTCTTTCCATTTTACATGGCCTAGTTTTTACTCCTAAAATTTCTACCCCTGTTGCCATATTATTCAAGAATTCTTCATCATAACTTTTATCAACTGTAACTACATATTCCTTCTCATGCATATTTTCCGATTCTAATATTTTATTTGCCATTTCTCCATCATTGGTCAATATTATAAGTCCTTCAGATTCTTTGTCTAATCTTCCAACAGGAAATATATACTCTGGATAATTAATATAGTCTATTATATTATTTTCTACATGAGAAGCAGCAGTACATACTACTCCTACTGGCTTATTAAAAGCTATATAGACTTTCTTTTTCGGCAATAGTTTTTCATTATCAAGAAGAATATCATCACTTTCCTCTACCCATTGCCCCTGTATGCACTTACTACCATTTACTATTATTCTTCCTTCTTCGATTAATTTTCTAGCTTCTTTCCTAGAACATATACCATAATTACTTAATAATTTATTTATCCTCATCTTTTGTCCTTTTACAACTATTATTTATTTTTCCTAAAAGACTAAGCAATTGCTCTCTTTCTTCATTAGTATCTAATGATATTAAAATTTTTTTTAAACACTGATTTTCAAATTCTTCATGTTCTTTCTGAACTTTTACTCCTTCTTTAGTCAACTTAAGTTTATATGATCTTCTATCTCTAACACTTATATCTCTTACTATTATATTTTTTCTTTCCAATCTATCTATTATGCTTGTTAGTGTACTTTTAGGAACTTTTAGAGCATCGATAATATCCTTTATTATTACATCATCATTCTCACTTACTATTCTTATTATTGATATCTCACTAGTACTAAATTGTTTAAGTAATGAATATCTTTCTTCAATTTCGCTAAATTTAGCATTACTCATTATACTATGCCAAAGCTTATTTAATTCTTTCATTTGTCAATATCTCTTATTGCATTACCAAGAGCTTGGCTTCTTAATTCCTTTGGGTAATCTTGTCTTTGTATCTCCTTTTGCACTATTCACTTGTCCTTGCGTAAGATATATTGTTTTCTCTAAATTTGCTCCATTTAAATCTGCATCTCTAAAATCTGCTCCTAAAACATCTACATATGATAAATCACTTTCTCTAAGATCTGCTGCAATAAGTAAGGCTCCACTTAAATCTTCACCTACTAAATTTTTATTTCTAAGATTAACTCCCATTAAGTCCAACCTTCCTGCTATCATTTTACTTCTTTTCACTTTACTATTGCTACCTCTATAATTCCTTTTTCTTAACCCTTCACTAGTAATATGTAAAAGCGGATTTACCTTTTTTCTATATTCATTTATATCTATATTTAGAAGTGATGTGCCATCCATATTAGTACGTAATATTATTTCCAATATTTCAGTTTCGATGTTATTTCTCATAGTTTCATCTTTATTTATCCTATACGCTTCTTTTAAGTACCATAACATCTCATATAATTGCCTCATTACAACAAAAACATCAAAAATCTCTTTTCTCTTATTAGGATTATTCCTCCAATTTTCTCTCTTATATGTACTTTCAGCTACCTTTTGCCCTGCACCAAAACAATCATAAGCGATACATCCCTTAAGGCCTTTCTTCTTAAGATCTTTATGAACTTTACATCTAAAATCATTATTTAGATTCACACATGGCTTACCAACCTCTTTATCTGTTGGAAATCCTTCTGATTTTGAAAAATAGAGAGCAACACAACAAAGTCCAAAGCATTTATCACAGTCTATTGATAAGATTTTATCTAAATCAAACTTTTTAATCATATTATTTATCCCCTATTATTTCATACTTTTAGTATAGTCTCTTTTTCATAATAGTAACTAAAAGAGCAGCCTCAAAAACAGTGTAAACTGCCATTGTTATTATAGGCACTAACAATCTTATTAATGAAAAATGATGTAAGTGAAGAAATATTTCAGTAAACATATTTATAGGTGGCAAAATCCATATAATAAACTTCGATAATACTACTTCTTTTACTATTTGTTCTTTAAAAATAGATACAATAATTAGTAAAAAAATCAATAATCGTGATGTTTTTGTATTACTAATTATTCTTGGTTGAAAAAACATACCAAAAACAACACCAATATTTGAAAATACTATATGAATTATTAATATTGAAACTATATCAACTATTGTTAGGGGATATAAGAAACCACCACAAGTTATCCCGATAATGGTAGAAAATAAAGATAATAATACACCAAAAAACTGTAACATCAATATCTTTGATAATAAATACTGAGTATAATTTTTTGACTTAAGAATCAATATCTCTTCAGATGTATTTTGCTCGGCATCAAAATATGTATATCCCATCCACGCCATTACAAAAAATAGTAAACATGCTGAGAATATAAAGGTTCCTGTAATATCAATAGGTCTTAATGTATACGTAACAACCATATTTATAATTAAAATGAAAATAGGAAGTATGTATTTATGTGATTTTAAATATATTCTCCAATTATATTTAATTAAAGCTACCATATCCAACCTCCTATTCTTCATAATATTTTAATACATATCCATGATTTATTATTTCTTTTAAAAATTCATTGCTAATATCAGACCTTACTCTTATTGTCATTTTTCCTTCTTCTTCATTAAAACTAATTACTTTTTCACTATTCTCATCTAAAAAGCTCTTTAGTCCAATATCATTAACAAATACCATAGTAGAAACATTTATATCTTCAAGATCATCTTTTGATACTTCATTAATAGATTTATTATCTATTTCTAATATACGATTCGATAATTCTTTAATTAACAAAATTTCATGACAAGCCATTAAAACTGTGACACCATTTCTTATTAATAACTTTACCATTTTAATAAAATTTCTTTGTGATGCAATATCTTGACCTGAAAGTGGCTCGTCCAAAAGCAGTACATCAGGCTTTGTCAGTAATGCTTGAAGTGCAGAAACTTTTTGTATTGTCCCTTTTGATAAAAATTTAATAGGTGTATCCATAATATCCTCTAAAAAAAATTCTTCTATTAAATATCCAAGTTTCTCTTTTAAATCTTTTTTATTAATTCCTTCTATATCAGCTATTAAACTTATATATTCCCTTGCTGTAATATTAAGCTTTGTAAAATTTTCTGGTACAAAATTAAATTTCAATTTTCTGCTATAGGTTATATTTCCTTCTTCTATTTTTGTTAACCCTGAAATTACTCGTAAAAAAGTACTCTTCCCTTTACCATTTTTACCAACTATAGCTATACTCTCACCTTTGTTAATATTTAAGTTAACCTTAGAAAATATTATATCTTTATCATACTTTTTAGTGACGTTTTCTAATACAATTATTGTTTCTTTCATTTCATCACCTTTTTTATTAATTCATTTTTAAAATTTTCACAATCAATAATTTTAATTTCCTCCTTTATAATTTATTTCATAACAACAGCTATTTTATTTTTATCCTATTACCACTAACTACTATCCTATCAAAACTATTTAA belongs to Clostridium bornimense and includes:
- a CDS encoding pseudouridine synthase, whose translation is MRINKLLSNYGICSRKEARKLIEEGRIIVNGSKCIQGQWVEESDDILLDNEKLLPKKKVYIAFNKPVGVVCTAASHVENNIIDYINYPEYIFPVGRLDKESEGLIILTNDGEMANKILESENMHEKEYVVTVDKSYDEEFLNNMATGVEILGVKTRPCKMERVSDDTFKITLTQGLNRQIRRMCKTLGYKVVILKRIRILNLYLNDLEIGKWRYFNEKELY
- a CDS encoding DUF1836 domain-containing protein, coding for MIADYDDSVKKILEFHCPRYNELPNIPLYRDQVIKFIENVFDTIFEYPEEKILTATMINSYVKKKIILPPTDKKYDREHVAYLIVICTMKQIFTLEEICRLFEMQKDSYGLEISYDYFCTELEESLKSIFTTRDFSAASSAKVKSNESEILRSMIMSFCHKIFVQYMLREER
- a CDS encoding Cof-type HAD-IIB family hydrolase, which gives rise to MIRLIASDMDGTLLNDNHEIDKETVEAIKRAEEAGIIFAISTGREYENVKCLLEENNIKCQCILSNGAEYRDEDGNILEVINIEKDKAKKILDIFKENSISARIFTSEGVFTTSTREEALQEVTYRTMTFNSDLTEEEAREKAKQERFFTTLKYVDDVESFLNSEIEIRKFVAFHSDIDLIKKVKNDIGKLGELEISSSFNDNIEVTDIKATKGSILEKVTKEMGLENDNVMVLGDSFNDYSMFEMFKESVAMENAIPEVKAIAKYITDANYNLGVAKAINSVLNNELESILKKV
- a CDS encoding MarR family winged helix-turn-helix transcriptional regulator encodes the protein MKELNKLWHSIMSNAKFSEIEERYSLLKQFSTSEISIIRIVSENDDVIIKDIIDALKVPKSTLTSIIDRLERKNIIVRDISVRDRRSYKLKLTKEGVKVQKEHEEFENQCLKKILISLDTNEEREQLLSLLGKINNSCKRTKDEDK
- a CDS encoding DegV family protein, whose protein sequence is MIRIVSDSSTLYSIEEGKERGVDILPLSVTIDNATYKENEEITTEEFINIINKGHLPITSQPAIGDVVSIYEKYPNDEIINITMADGLSGTYSTACSAKAIVENPERIEVINSKTLCGPERYLVDTAIKLANDGKSKDEIVSTINLMMKQTKSFLIPNDFQYLIRGGRVSSLVGNIGEKLKLVPVMTLAEDSKKLVKFSTQRTFKKAIDKICAALIEEGIDSSYKIYISHGCAEDLAIDAKNLIDKRIPEADIEVNILGPVFVAQGGPRAVSIQVIKRVNI
- a CDS encoding pentapeptide repeat-containing protein, which gives rise to MIKKFDLDKILSIDCDKCFGLCCVALYFSKSEGFPTDKEVGKPCVNLNNDFRCKVHKDLKKKGLKGCIAYDCFGAGQKVAESTYKRENWRNNPNKRKEIFDVFVVMRQLYEMLWYLKEAYRINKDETMRNNIETEILEIILRTNMDGTSLLNIDINEYRKKVNPLLHITSEGLRKRNYRGSNSKVKRSKMIAGRLDLMGVNLRNKNLVGEDLSGALLIAADLRESDLSYVDVLGADFRDADLNGANLEKTIYLTQGQVNSAKGDTKTRLPKGIKKPSSW
- a CDS encoding ATP-binding cassette domain-containing protein, with translation MKETIIVLENVTKKYDKDIIFSKVNLNINKGESIAIVGKNGKGKSTFLRVISGLTKIEEGNITYSRKLKFNFVPENFTKLNITAREYISLIADIEGINKKDLKEKLGYLIEEFFLEDIMDTPIKFLSKGTIQKVSALQALLTKPDVLLLDEPLSGQDIASQRNFIKMVKLLIRNGVTVLMACHEILLIKELSNRILEIDNKSINEVSKDDLEDINVSTMVFVNDIGLKSFLDENSEKVISFNEEEGKMTIRVRSDISNEFLKEIINHGYVLKYYEE